Part of the Serinus canaria isolate serCan28SL12 chromosome 1, serCan2020, whole genome shotgun sequence genome is shown below.
CAGCTAAAGCAAAAGTGGCTTACTTTCTGTCAGGTCCCACTAGGAGAAATGTATCCCACCACAGCAGGACCACTTATTCACTCGTCAAGCCAAATTCCCAAGTGAAATATCACCTTGGCTTAGCAGTGGGAAAAATGATCACAGGGGGTTGTGTCCTGTGGGCTACAGTTCTTCTGTCAGAAAAGTTCATGAGGTTTTCTCTCCttgtcccacagctgcagaTGAAAGCATCCAAGTGGGTGAGCACCGGCAGTTCCTATCACGCTCCATGTGCCAGTTAAACATTGTCCCTGGCAAGCGCTACCTCCTCATGGGCAGAGATGGGCAAACTGTGGATTGCAACAACAAGTAGGTGTAAAATggtctctgggcagcagcagctgctatCATGGACCATAAACCCAGGGGATACTCAATCTGTTAGAATACCTCCAGAAAGTCAAGGCCACACCAAATTTCTCAGGGATGATTCTGCTGGATTTACTAAAGTGCAAAGTGTTCCACTCCATAGgcaaaagcagagctctggggaagAGCTGAGCCACCTAAATCTATTGGCTCATGGATCTGTGGTTCCCAGACTTCCCAGGATCAAACCTGGCCCTTTCCCCTGGGTTATAAACTCACAGCTAGAAAAGGACAATAGGAAAAGCTACTCAGTCCATCTACTGCAGCTGCCTTAAACAGCTCCTGTGTTTGCAGAAGAGATGTGTGGGAGCATGACTAAGAGCAGCTCCCAAGGTTGCTCTTACACCATGCACGCAAGTAGGATATTCTTCTCATTTCTCACTGTCACACTTCAATGAATAAAAGGGAATTTATCTCAGTGGGAATTCAGTGTGACACTATCAAATATTCAGGGAGGAAGATATcataaatgtttccttttcctgcacagAACTGGACAAAGGTAATGCCTCTGAAAGCTTCTAGGGAGGAGATCTCCATCAAGATGTGAGCACCACTTCCTAAAACCTTAAGAAGTCCCATTCCCATCTCTGTTACATCACCTAGATCAGTAGCCTGCTTCAAAATAAGCCTGATAGAGACTGTGGTGTCCCAGCAGAGGTTTAAACTCCAACATTTCTCCAGTTCAGGCATGAAATACTGGAAGCTACACAGCTTCTCATGGGTATACTCTGCTGGAACTAAActtcccctccctgtcccactgtTGTGCACTTGGGCCTTTTGTGTCATTCTGGAAAGCCTAACAGACACTTAGCCCAAGCTTACCTGACATACTCAAAACACAAGTTCAAACAGGTCTGTCCCAGCTTGGCACTGACACATCCCAGACTTTGTCCAAAGCTCAGTTAACCTGCTGGTGAAGGCAAGTTTCTTGGCTAGTGTAACTCTTGATTTCAGAGATGCCTCTCTGGAgggatgcagcagctcagggattACACTTTCCCATTGCTCCATGTCAGGAATAATGTCTAACCTTCTTTACCTGTCCCATTTTCACTCAGGATGCAATACTTACTTGATGCACAAGCCTGGGTGGAGAAAATTCCAGCGGGCAATGAGTGCCGCAGCACTCTGCGCCGGCAGAGCTGCGCTCACCTGCAGGACTTCCTGAGCACCTCTGACAGCCTGTGCCACGTCTGAACAATGGCTCTGACCCCCACATCTCTCTTGGACTGCAGCTCACCTTCTGCCAGAATTCTTCCTGCAAAGCCTGTGCATCCCAGGGGCACCTGAAACATGGCAGGGCTGCTTCCATTGCTGTTCCACTGACTGGGGTGTGAAACATCCTCTTGTGGGTGTGTGCGTGGGTAAcacaataaaaatgcagttcCTCTACTAGTTACTGTCTTTATTGTACCTGACACTGGGGAAGAGAGAGCAGGAGTTTGTGTCTCCTTGAGCTATTCTACAACAGTGCAATTATCCTGTGGagagtcaaaaaaaaaaccacattgtGCATTGCCTGAATAATTACTGCAGTTCtggacaggggaaaaaaaatattttaaaaaaagaccaaGACATTTTCATGtgtcaaaaagaaaactggGTGTTCATGGGCTTACCTGTGTTACACTGCTGCTGAAAGAGAAGAGATACCAACATTCATGCTTCAACCAGCAGCTGGTTTCTGGCTGTAATTGTGACTCCTGCTGACCCCATGGCTGGATTCCATACACTTCTAAAGCTGGAACTAGAAGTGGTACACTGAGCATACCCTGTGCTGGACTCAGAAGTCTTCCACAGGCTTGTTGGGCTGGTAGCTCAATGAGGGCACAGAGTGCTTTTATTCTCACTCTCTAGCCACGTCTTccaagcttttctttttcttgcgTTTAACTCAAAACTACTCTTTTCTTGGGATAAGAAAAAGTCTGTGGAAAATGTTTTGGTAACGCTGTTAAGCAGATGACTTTCAACCAcaggttttgcttcttttgcttGCCAGCAAAATGCCATTTGTCAGTCATGTCTGAAGCAGAGAAGAACTGTGTAGGTCACCATCCTCAGATGTTCATAcccctgtgtgctctgtgccagcagctaATGAGCACAAACATTTGCCACCTGGACTGCTTGTGCTACACTGCAGTAAAAATAAGAAGGGCCTGTGTCAATGATATGATAATTAGTAGGTCCATGCTGAGCTGGTTAATTGGGAGTCAAATGACCGTGCTGATAGAAAGGGCAACAGTGATGCTCATGTGGCCAAGACAttacactgcagcagcacctacCAAAACAGCTCCATCACCAGAAATTTCAGATTCACAGAAGACAGTTCATTGCTTTGTGCCTGAACTGAGTACTGAACAGCTATCTTTGAAGcctgaaaattcaaatttaGCATCAGCTGGACCTGGATATCAACAACATCTTCCTCTCAGCTGCCAAGCATTGCATGGATGGAGGGTAGGGAAGGCTTATTTCAGGAAAACCTCAATGACTGCTTCATGACATATGTAAAGGAAGATAAGAAACGTACTGAAGGTGTAAGACAGACACTTAAATTGACAGAGGACCTTGAGGTTTATGAAATGTTGTTGTAATGCCTGGTTATTCATTCTCTTTATTACACAGCTTATATAAATGTCAGTGATATGGCAAAATACAGCTGAGGTCAGTAAATGGAGTACTAATTTCTATTAATATGAGATAAAGAATAGGCCATTCCACTGACATACCCATTATCCAGTAATTCTGCCAATATTTATGAAAGAACATCTCTAAGGTTAAGAGccaaattctttctttccacTCCACAAAGCTTAAGTTAGATACCAATGTCTGACCCTTCTGCTGTGTGGAGTCAGCACCAGCTCAGAGGTTCTTGCCTGgcaaaaaaatcaccaaaaaattGCAACACTCAAAACTCTGTAAACTGTGGTGAAAGCatcattaaaattttatattagATCTAACATACATTCtacatattttcttccattttactTGCAGGTGACTCTAAGCCGGAACTGCTTAGTGTCTGAACTTTGCAAATGCAATCTCAATGTGGGAGCTGTGTGTGACTATTAGAGTTATTTTGGGGGCAGAGGACCCAAACATGCTTCTACTTTAACTCTGCCAATTTGCTTCCTAGGAAAACCTTTAAGTATCTCTGGCCTAGGAGCTAGCATAGAACAGTCTCTACCCCCCTGTCCATTTCTGCCCCAAACTCCCAAACATATTCATAGGCAGAGGGAAGACAATGGTGGAGTTATtctgtgctgccacagctgtTAACGTTTGCAGGTAACGCAGTGGCAGACCTGCTGGAGACTCAGCCAGCACCATGGAGGCCTTCTGGAGAGCTTTGGAAGcattcttttctccttcagctgccaCAACctgaaaaggaacagaaatggaaatggcATGGGAATGTTGCCCATAGTGGTGCAAATCCAGCTTTATAACGATGAGAAAACCAACTACCTTGGATTCCTGGAAccacaggacaagaggaaatggcctttaAGTTGTTAAGGGGAAGTTCtcattggatattaggaaaaaaaattaggttgtcaagcattggaagaggatgcccagggaagtggtgaagTCACTAACCCTGGGGTCATTTAAAGGGTAtgtagatgtggtgcttagggacatggtttagtggtggactcAGCAATGCTGGGTTTAAGGGTTGGGTTTGGTGATCTGAGAGGTCTTGCCCATcctaaacaattctgtggttctatgacAAGGAAATGAAAGCCTGTCATGGGTCTCACCTTAGCTTTTTTCTCTTGAGCAGCCTCTGCTTCAGCTGCCATTGTCCTCTGCATGGCCACGGGGATCCTGATGTCTTTGATCTCCACACGAGCCACTTTGACTCCCCACTGCTCTGTGGCACTGCCAAGGGTAGCCTTGGGGACAAACAGCACACCAGAAAGAGcacagtgctggcagagggaaagCCATGTGGTATTCCCTGCTTGGACAGAAGGACAGGGCAGACCACACAGCAGAAGGAGGGATGCTCCAGGGGCACCAGCACCAGCATGGTGTGTGCACAGTGGGTACCACAGCCTCAGGAAACACTTGCTGGTCAACACCAGTGTCTCCTGTAGGgcttctctcctgcctcctAAATTATGATCTCCCATCCTATCCTTAGGTGGGCAGTTACTAAACTTCTCCCTTTTACAAAGAAACACTACAGCGAGTTCCTTAAACAGCACAGCACGGTAAAAGTACACTGTGGGTGAGACACAagtcagccctgcagcactggaaaaCTCATCTGTGCTCTGGTTCCTGGGCACTCCTGCAATCCACACCACCACCATGACCCTGTCTCTGCGTGGCCactctcctggctgcagagggtaCAATGTCTCTTTGGTCTGACTATGCCTTGTCTCTGACTGAAATTAGTAAATTGGGTATtggatttttcctctgctctctccctggctgccaaatcaaaaaaagaaaccagatgGCATTTTAAAGCATACAGCAACTCAGTTTTGTGCTCTTAGTTGTAATGACAGAAGATACAAGTCTTGCCTCAATGAAGTGTCTGCTCAAGACAGAGCTTCCCCTGAGCAGGGGATCTCCTTCTCCATGTttgcagctgcctctgtgcaAGGGGCtaagctaattttttttaatcagtggaTAATTTCAGAATTGTAATTGCTTTTTGATAGAGATAACTCTGCTGCAAGAGGCAGGGGAAATACCTTTAGAATAACTCTTTCTGACTCTAAGCAATGAGATgcataattgaaaaaaaaaccaaaaaaaacatAAAGGGAGATTTTGTTATCCttgttgaagaaaaaaagagacattatTTCTAATTTGTTACTCCCCAGAAGACATCTCCATGCTTATGAATTTTGAGTGCCAGATTTACCTGGATCCTGTGTGCAATCTCCTCACgacctgccagcagctgagccaaGCTCTGTGTACCCAGAACGTTTCTCAGGGCTGTCTGTGCCAGAAGCAAGGTGGCAGAGTGGACATCAGTGACGTTGGCAACAGCACTGACAGCGCTGTGGATCCTGTAGTGCACCACCCCATCCACCTGGGCAGTTACAGCATCCCTCGTGAGAATCTGCATTTGAGAAATGCACACAGTCACAGAAAGATCCAACAACACCTCTTTTCCTAGAaagggaattttattttttttaacctttagtGAGTAAAAGGCATTGATtattcaaagaaattaaaaatttctcttgATTTCTTTGTCATTCCCCCAAGAAATTCAAGAAATTTCTTCAAGAGAGCTGTTCAGCAACAACAAATTGGGTGAAAATGCTTTACATACCCTCTAAATAACTGGTTCAATTTTAAGCAAATCTCATAATTTGagttaatttcttttgcaataATAAATGATGGCTATCCTCTTCCTTTCTTGCAGAAAATCCATTAATGATCTTATACATTTCATGCAGCTTGGAAGATCTGTGCTACTTCCCCTAAACAATGTATTTGTAAGaaacacattaaaagaaaaagtgcaaGAAATTGTgagaagaaactgaaagaaatatttaagcATTCACAGAAGAGTTGTCATTTTTTGCCAGCCAAGCTTCTTGTGCCTCAGAAGGCAGCTGGCCTCAGTGGAGAACTGATGATGCTCCACTATCACTTTCCTCCTCAGCATCTTTTGCCTGCAAGGGGATGCTTCACAAAAACCCTGCCAAATGCTGCAGAAGCCTGGCCAAAAGCTGCTAAGCCTCATACAAGTTCCAACCATCTTCCTTCCAGCCTCACATTTTGGGGGAgccatttttcatttcccaccACACACCCCTGTACCCTGTACTCTGAGAAAAGGCTCTTTCTGTTTACAGAAAGATAATAGCCCAAAACATCTCCTGGGGAGCACAGTAGGAGATTATGGGGGCCCAAAGGGTTTTGGAgctgcctcttctccctctgctctttgTTTAATGAAGGGGACAGCAGTGTCAGCTCCATAAGCagaaggatttttcttccatggGGCTGAGGCCACACAGACCAAAACTTGATCAGAACAGGACTGATTGCTCAACAACTTATCCTTCAGATTAAATTTTTCAGCCAAAATTTACAAACAAAATGAATGAAGATATATCCTGCTTGCATGTATCTTGCTTCCTCCATCCATTCCTGCTTGGACCTGAGTTTTGTGGAAGGTTGTCTGCTAATTCCTGTCAATTTAACAGGATTTGTTACCCATGAGTAATTTGCCTTTCCAGACTCATGTAGAAGGCTCTTTTGAATGGTGAGCTACATGTCAGATCCAATTTTATTAGGACATTAATTAGCAACTGGGAATTTTGTAGCCCACTCCTCTCTTGTCCTCCCTGTCTCACATTCACACTTGTAACTCCCATCCCTTATTTTTGAAATCACAGTTCTGAACACCAGCTTGACCTGCAATGAGGCATCTACAGATTTTCACtaggaaaatcacagaatggtttgggttggaaggaaccttaaagattaCTCACCTCCAACCTGCCTCccattggcagggacaccttccccaaGACCAGGTTATTCAGAGccccctccaacctggccttgaacactcccagggatggggcacccatAACTTCTTTGGGCAAGAAGCTGTGTTGTAAGCAGCTTGAAATGCAGAAGATACAGCAAAAAAAGCTAAATTTCATATGGTAGCTAAGTTCCACATGGTAGCTCAGTGTGGCAAAATTACAAAATgtgcattatttttaatgtgccATGAATGTGCTGCATCTTTTGTTCCTGTCTTAGATGGCCTCTAGAGAAGTTACCTCTTGTGGAGGAATCTTACAGGTAACCGTCCTCAGATCAACCTTGATAAATGTATCTGTACATGGAAGTACAATGAtcattcctgaaaaataaaaattattagatGAAACACCTCTGAAACTAAAATCCAGATCCAGGTATCCTAGAGAAAATTAACAGATGGAAATACCCACAGGATTTGGAATAACACCCTCCTTATCACTGCAGCTGTCCTTTCTGCTTGCAAGACATGACAATAGTgttgttttgcattttcaaataaCAGAGGGAAGTGCAAATATCTGCAGATAATTTGAACTCATTAGAGCTTAACTACCTGGGACTCTTGTCCAGAAATGGGCACCTTGAAGCTCTTGTCTGAAGTCTGCCATGGGACTTTTGGCAAAAAATTCCTTCCACGcctttaattttcccttttttaatcACAGGCCAGGTATGGTTCAGTATGTGTCCTCAGGAAAGACATCACCCAGGTGATTCCTGCACTACATGAGCAACATTGTCCCAAGATGTGACAAATCCTGTAAAGGAGCCTCCACTCTCCTTCACTGGAGAGGGAGACAGGACAAAACTTCCAATCCTCTACTGAAACCTCAGCACCTTGCTTTGGCACCCAGAGCCACACAGAAGAGCCCTGTACCAGGCCTAGCTGCTCTTTGGACCACATGACTGCTATTCCAGAGGAAGGACAGTACCTGAAAAAGTACTGAAAGTATTTCAGTTCCTGTTATTTCAGTTGGCCCTTTTCCTTGCCCAGAGGTGGTAACTGCACCAATGCAAACTCCTCGTGTagctgggtttggtttgtgaTTTGTAGGCTGGTCCTAGGGAGCAGCCTTGGTGTAgctgctgggtgtccctgccctgacACATTTAC
Proteins encoded:
- the STOML3 gene encoding stomatin-like protein 3, whose amino-acid sequence is MDPQTERPKKMNPEHLIADRQEGIGVCGWILVSLSFLLVLITFPISIWACIKVVREYERAVVFRLGRILSKKAKGPGMIIVLPCTDTFIKVDLRTVTCKIPPQEILTRDAVTAQVDGVVHYRIHSAVSAVANVTDVHSATLLLAQTALRNVLGTQSLAQLLAGREEIAHRIQATLGSATEQWGVKVARVEIKDIRIPVAMQRTMAAEAEAAQEKKAKVVAAEGEKNASKALQKASMVLAESPAGLPLRYLQTLTAVAAQNNSTIVFPLPMNMFGSLGQKWTGG